A section of the Enterobacter sp. C2 genome encodes:
- a CDS encoding MFS transporter: MRKTGHMRWFMVSLVTLGTVLCYLTRNTISAAAPTLQNDLHITTQQYSWIIATFSACYTIAQPIAGYILDSLGTKMGYTIFGVLWGVFCIGASFSTSWTGLAFFRGLGGFAESAMIPAGLKAVTEWFPDRERSVAVGYFNVGSSIGAVIAPPLVAWAIFMRDWRLAFIIVGVSSVLWAAGWYFTYNRPAKAKSLSKEEYLYITGGQPEKEHVEKVRIGLLLKQRKFWGIALPRFLAEPAWGTFNAWIPLFMVHTYGFSLKDIAMFAWIPMLFADVGCIVGGYLPGMFQKLFGVNIIVSRKLVVTMGAALMILPGLVGLFGSPMVAIGLLCVGGFAHQSLSGALITLSSDMFDSNEVATANGFTGMAAWTASTLFALVVGALADTVGFSPLFAVLSGFDVVGAILLWVLLKTPAQTLIPQETF, from the coding sequence ATGCGCAAAACAGGTCATATGCGCTGGTTTATGGTTTCGCTGGTGACGCTCGGTACCGTTCTTTGCTATTTAACCAGAAACACCATTTCGGCGGCGGCCCCCACGCTACAAAACGATCTGCACATCACTACGCAGCAATACTCCTGGATTATTGCTACCTTCTCCGCCTGCTATACCATCGCTCAGCCAATCGCGGGGTATATCCTGGATTCACTCGGCACCAAAATGGGCTACACCATCTTTGGCGTGCTGTGGGGCGTGTTCTGCATCGGCGCATCGTTCTCTACCAGCTGGACAGGTTTGGCGTTCTTCCGCGGCCTCGGCGGCTTTGCCGAAAGCGCGATGATCCCCGCCGGACTGAAAGCGGTGACCGAGTGGTTCCCGGATCGCGAGCGCTCGGTGGCGGTGGGATACTTTAACGTTGGCTCCTCTATCGGCGCGGTGATTGCGCCTCCGCTGGTGGCCTGGGCGATCTTTATGCGCGACTGGCGGCTGGCCTTTATCATCGTCGGCGTCTCCAGCGTGCTGTGGGCGGCGGGCTGGTACTTCACCTATAACCGCCCGGCAAAGGCTAAATCCCTCTCCAAAGAAGAGTACCTCTACATCACCGGTGGACAGCCGGAGAAGGAGCATGTGGAGAAGGTGCGCATTGGCCTTCTGCTGAAACAGCGTAAGTTCTGGGGCATCGCGCTGCCGCGCTTTTTAGCCGAACCAGCATGGGGAACCTTTAACGCCTGGATCCCGCTGTTTATGGTGCATACCTACGGTTTTAGCCTGAAGGATATCGCCATGTTTGCCTGGATCCCGATGCTGTTTGCCGACGTAGGCTGCATCGTGGGCGGCTATCTGCCGGGAATGTTCCAGAAACTGTTCGGCGTTAACATTATCGTCTCCCGTAAATTGGTGGTGACCATGGGCGCAGCGCTGATGATCCTGCCCGGCCTGGTAGGGCTGTTCGGCAGCCCGATGGTGGCGATTGGTCTGCTGTGCGTCGGTGGGTTTGCCCATCAGTCGCTCTCCGGAGCGCTGATTACCCTCTCTTCAGATATGTTTGACTCCAACGAAGTAGCGACCGCTAACGGCTTTACCGGCATGGCGGCCTGGACAGCGAGCACCCTGTTTGCGCTGGTGGTGGGCGCGCTGGCCGATACCGTCGGCTTTAGCCCCCTGTTTGCCGTACTCTCCGGCTTCGACGTGGTCGGCGCTATCCTGCTGTGGGTGCTGCTCAAAACCCCTGCTCAAACGCTGATCCCACAAGAAACGTTCTGA
- a CDS encoding contact-dependent growth inhibition system immunity protein — protein MQNFHFLDQLIFGYFNQDADIINDGEDSVEGIVSLFKKSAPDWMLKDLIEEIDDFISAYGDGVEVEFRSRYDFDFSPELWETTAYQFLMTVRQICSEQ, from the coding sequence GTGCAAAACTTCCATTTTCTTGACCAGCTCATTTTTGGTTACTTCAACCAGGATGCCGATATTATCAATGATGGTGAAGACTCGGTTGAAGGAATAGTAAGTTTATTTAAGAAATCAGCGCCGGACTGGATGTTAAAAGATCTGATAGAAGAAATTGATGATTTTATATCCGCTTATGGCGATGGAGTCGAAGTGGAGTTCAGAAGTAGATACGATTTTGATTTTTCTCCCGAGCTTTGGGAAACCACTGCTTATCAATTCCTGATGACAGTTCGTCAGATCTGCTCGGAACAATAG
- the bla gene encoding class A beta-lactamase, with protein MCQSAHAINTEGLQAFLKQEETRLPGKIGMSIVNADGQPIFGYRQSERFPLTSTFKVLACAALLDRLHKTAGSLNETVTIKPDELLSYSPITKNYVAPATITLQTLCSAAVSYSDNTAGNSILAYLGGPDAITRFMRESGDDVTRLDRTEPTLNEAMPGDARDTSTPERMAAGLHTLLATPRLTAPHREMLEKWMRDDKVADNLLRAALPEGWAIADKTGAGGYGSRAIIAAVYPKGAQPVYMAIYITQTDAEMKVSDGVIKRIGERVFR; from the coding sequence CTGTGCCAGTCGGCTCATGCAATCAACACTGAAGGGCTACAGGCCTTCCTGAAGCAGGAGGAGACACGGCTGCCGGGTAAGATTGGCATGTCCATCGTCAACGCCGACGGCCAGCCGATCTTTGGCTATCGCCAGAGCGAACGCTTCCCGTTAACCAGCACTTTCAAAGTCCTTGCCTGCGCCGCGCTACTTGATCGTCTGCACAAGACCGCTGGCTCGCTGAATGAGACGGTCACCATTAAACCTGACGAACTACTGAGCTACTCTCCGATCACCAAAAACTACGTTGCTCCGGCGACTATTACGCTGCAAACCCTGTGTTCGGCGGCGGTAAGCTATAGCGATAATACAGCAGGCAACAGCATTCTGGCTTACCTTGGCGGTCCTGATGCAATAACGCGTTTTATGCGTGAGAGTGGCGACGACGTCACCCGATTGGATCGCACCGAGCCGACCCTCAATGAGGCCATGCCAGGGGATGCGCGCGATACCTCCACGCCGGAACGTATGGCAGCCGGGCTGCATACGCTGCTGGCGACGCCGCGTTTAACTGCGCCGCACCGGGAGATGCTGGAGAAGTGGATGCGGGATGACAAGGTGGCCGACAACCTGCTGCGCGCCGCTCTGCCCGAGGGTTGGGCTATTGCTGATAAAACGGGCGCAGGCGGCTACGGCTCAAGGGCGATTATTGCTGCGGTCTATCCCAAGGGGGCACAACCTGTCTATATGGCGATCTACATCACTCAGACTGATGCCGAGATGAAGGTGAGCGACGGGGTGATTAAGAGAATTGGGGAAAGGGTGTTTCGGTGA
- a CDS encoding helix-turn-helix domain-containing protein, with protein sequence MTTTLTNLNLPDPHESELAQRGQRELAAYLSTKLQTQRISIVGEDDKTHIIELPTSAMTMLVEVLGELAAGNAVQIVPVHAELTTQEAANILNVSRPHMVKLLEKGNLPFHKIGRHRRVLFADLMEYKKRRENESLNAMQALADQAQDTGMY encoded by the coding sequence ATGACCACAACGCTAACTAATCTTAATCTTCCTGATCCTCATGAGAGTGAGTTGGCCCAGCGTGGTCAGCGGGAACTGGCAGCTTATCTCTCTACAAAGCTGCAAACCCAGCGGATCTCGATTGTGGGGGAGGATGATAAAACCCACATTATTGAATTACCAACAAGCGCAATGACAATGTTAGTGGAGGTTCTGGGTGAGCTTGCTGCCGGTAATGCGGTACAGATTGTGCCGGTTCATGCTGAACTCACTACGCAAGAAGCTGCGAATATCCTGAACGTATCCCGACCACATATGGTGAAGCTTCTTGAAAAGGGTAATCTACCTTTTCACAAAATTGGGCGTCACCGCCGGGTTTTGTTTGCCGATCTGATGGAATATAAAAAGAGACGTGAAAATGAAAGCCTGAATGCGATGCAGGCTTTGGCAGATCAGGCGCAGGATACAGGGATGTATTAA
- a CDS encoding PIN domain-containing protein translates to MRHSPYPVVLDACVLYPARLRDLLMHLGLVGLYQPKWSRDIHHEWCRNLLKNRSDIQAETLEYTVKLMNQALPDANITGYEYLIEGLTLPDIDDRHVLAAAIRAKAEVIVTLNKKDFPAVLLAPFNIEALHPDEFISDLFDLNHALALEAVRRQRQSLRHPPMAVEDFLAMLLKQGLTRTVKVLEGYECIL, encoded by the coding sequence ATGAGGCACTCGCCATATCCGGTAGTATTAGATGCATGTGTACTTTATCCTGCAAGGCTCAGGGATCTACTGATGCATCTTGGCCTTGTAGGCTTATACCAACCGAAATGGAGTAGAGATATACACCATGAGTGGTGTAGAAATTTGTTGAAAAACAGATCGGACATCCAGGCAGAAACGCTTGAGTACACCGTTAAATTGATGAATCAGGCGCTACCTGATGCAAATATCACTGGTTATGAGTATTTAATTGAAGGGTTAACGCTTCCAGATATTGATGACCGACATGTCCTTGCAGCGGCTATTCGTGCAAAAGCAGAAGTTATTGTCACACTGAATAAAAAGGATTTTCCCGCTGTTTTACTTGCTCCATTCAATATCGAAGCTCTTCATCCCGATGAGTTTATCTCTGATCTGTTCGATCTTAATCATGCTTTGGCGCTTGAAGCGGTGAGAAGGCAGCGGCAGTCTCTCAGACATCCTCCGATGGCTGTAGAAGATTTTTTGGCAATGTTATTAAAGCAAGGGTTAACGAGAACGGTTAAGGTTTTAGAAGGGTATGAATGTATTCTTTAA
- a CDS encoding glycoside-pentoside-hexuronide family transporter, giving the protein MNSQIISVKEKIGYGMGDAASHIIFDNVMLYMMFFYTDIFGIPAGFVGTMFLLARALDAISDPCMGLIADRTRSRWGKFRPWILFGAIPFGVVCVLAYTTPDLSHNGKLIYAAVTYTLLTLLYTVVNIPYCALGGVITNDPTQRISLQSWRFVLATAGGMLSTVLMMPLVHLIGGDDKALGFQGGIAVLSVVAFLMLAFCFFTTRERIQVPPSTTPMREDLRDIWNNDQWRIVGFLTLLNILAVCVRGGAMMYYVTWILGQPETFVAFLTTYCVGNLIGSALAKPLTDWKCKVSVFWWTNAALAVLSVAMFFVPMSASLTMFGFIFVIGVLHQLVTPIQWVMMSDTVDYGEWCNGKRLTGISFAGTLFVLKLGLALGGAMIGWALAGGGYDAAAKAQNGTTITIIIALFTLVPAVCYLLSAIIAKRFYTLKTPFLTAMMQQLAVGARRNQQEFDQESIGKELTH; this is encoded by the coding sequence ATGAACAGTCAGATTATCTCTGTGAAGGAGAAGATAGGCTACGGCATGGGCGACGCCGCCAGCCATATCATCTTCGATAACGTCATGTTGTACATGATGTTTTTCTACACCGACATCTTTGGTATTCCCGCTGGCTTTGTTGGCACCATGTTCCTGCTGGCCCGCGCGCTGGACGCTATCTCCGACCCCTGCATGGGCCTGATTGCCGACCGTACCCGCAGCCGCTGGGGCAAGTTCCGCCCGTGGATTTTGTTCGGCGCTATCCCCTTCGGTGTCGTCTGCGTGCTCGCCTACACCACGCCGGACCTCAGCCATAACGGCAAGCTGATCTACGCCGCCGTGACCTACACGCTGCTAACGCTGCTCTACACCGTGGTTAATATCCCCTACTGCGCCCTCGGCGGGGTGATCACTAATGACCCCACTCAGCGCATCTCGCTCCAGTCCTGGCGCTTCGTGCTGGCAACGGCGGGCGGCATGCTCTCCACAGTGCTGATGATGCCGCTGGTGCATCTCATCGGCGGGGATGATAAAGCGCTGGGCTTCCAGGGGGGCATCGCGGTGCTGTCGGTGGTGGCGTTCCTGATGCTCGCCTTCTGCTTCTTTACCACCCGCGAACGTATCCAGGTGCCGCCGAGCACTACCCCAATGCGGGAAGACCTGCGCGATATCTGGAACAACGACCAGTGGCGCATCGTCGGTTTCCTGACGCTGCTAAACATCCTCGCGGTCTGCGTGCGCGGCGGGGCGATGATGTACTACGTCACCTGGATCCTCGGCCAGCCGGAGACGTTCGTTGCCTTCCTTACCACCTACTGCGTCGGCAACCTGATCGGCAGTGCGCTGGCGAAGCCGCTTACCGACTGGAAGTGCAAGGTCAGCGTCTTCTGGTGGACCAACGCGGCGCTGGCGGTGCTGAGCGTAGCGATGTTCTTTGTGCCGATGAGCGCCAGCCTGACTATGTTTGGTTTTATCTTCGTGATTGGCGTTCTGCATCAGCTGGTAACGCCGATCCAGTGGGTCATGATGTCCGACACCGTCGATTACGGTGAGTGGTGCAATGGCAAACGCCTGACCGGGATCAGCTTCGCCGGCACGCTGTTCGTGCTGAAGCTGGGCCTGGCCCTCGGCGGAGCGATGATCGGCTGGGCGCTGGCGGGCGGCGGCTACGATGCAGCAGCAAAAGCGCAGAACGGCACCACCATCACCATCATTATTGCCCTCTTTACCCTTGTCCCGGCGGTCTGCTATCTGCTGAGCGCCATTATTGCCAAACGCTTCTACACCCTGAAGACCCCTTTCCTGACCGCCATGATGCAGCAGCTCGCCGTGGGCGCACGCCGCAACCAGCAGGAGTTTGACCAGGAATCGATCGGCAAAGAATTAACGCATTAA
- the yicI gene encoding alpha-xylosidase translates to MKISDGNWLIQPGLNVISPVQVFDVEQQGNELLIHAAPRDVRERTWQLDTPLFTLRLFSPQEGVIGVRMEHFQGALDNGPHYPLNLQSDVEIELQNSEAFASLTSGNLTARVTKGESWSLDFLRNGVRITGSQLKNSGYVQDAHHGKNYLFERLDLGVGEAVYGLGERFTALVRNGQTVETWNRDGGTSTEQSYKNIPFYLTNRGYGVLVNHPECVSFEVGSEKVSKVQFSVEGEHLEYFVIDGPTPKEVLNRYTQLSGRPALPPAWSFGLWLTTSFTTNYDEATVNSFIDGMAERNLPLHVFHFDCFWMKAFQWCDFEWDPVTFPDPEGMIRRLKAKGLKICVWINPYIGQKSPRFKELKEKGYLLKRPDGSLWQWDKWQPGLAIYDFTNPEACRWYADELKKLVAIGVDCFKTDFGERIPTDVQWFDGSDPQKMHNHYAYIYNELVWNVLKETVGEREAVLFARSASVGAQQFPVHWGGDCYANYESMAESLRGGLSIGLSGFGFWSHDIGGFENTAPAHVYKRWCAFGLLSSHSRLHGSKSYRVPWAYDEESCDVVRHFTQLKCRMMPYLYRQAALAREQGTPMLRAMMLEFPDDPACDYLDRQYMLGDAVLVAPVFSEAGDVQFYLPEGRWTHLWRNDEVQGSRWHRQQHDFMSLPVYVRNNTLLALGSNDQRPDYAWHEGTAFQLFVLEEGHEAICEVPGDDGAVVFTLKATREGNTLHVVGSGEAQRWTLCLRNVQQIGGVQGGTSAGSEWGVVVSAEGNTLTIEL, encoded by the coding sequence ATGAAAATCAGTGATGGAAACTGGCTTATTCAACCCGGCCTTAACGTGATCTCTCCCGTGCAGGTCTTTGACGTGGAGCAGCAGGGCAACGAGCTGTTGATCCACGCCGCCCCGCGTGACGTCCGTGAGCGGACGTGGCAGCTGGATACGCCACTCTTTACCCTGCGCCTCTTCTCGCCGCAGGAGGGCGTGATTGGCGTGCGGATGGAGCACTTCCAGGGCGCGTTGGATAACGGCCCGCACTACCCGCTGAACCTTCAGTCAGACGTAGAGATCGAGCTGCAAAACAGCGAGGCGTTCGCTTCCCTGACCTCCGGCAATCTCACCGCGCGGGTCACTAAAGGCGAAAGCTGGTCGCTGGATTTTCTCCGTAACGGGGTGCGGATCACCGGTAGCCAGCTGAAGAACAGCGGTTACGTGCAGGATGCGCATCACGGTAAAAACTACCTTTTCGAGCGACTGGATCTGGGCGTGGGGGAGGCTGTCTATGGTCTGGGCGAGCGCTTTACCGCCCTGGTGCGCAACGGGCAAACGGTGGAGACCTGGAACCGCGACGGCGGCACCAGTACCGAGCAGTCGTATAAGAATATCCCCTTCTACCTCACCAATCGCGGCTACGGCGTGCTGGTGAATCACCCCGAGTGCGTCTCCTTTGAGGTGGGATCGGAGAAGGTGTCGAAGGTGCAGTTCAGCGTTGAAGGTGAGCACCTTGAGTACTTCGTGATCGACGGCCCGACGCCGAAAGAGGTGCTTAACCGCTACACGCAGCTCTCCGGCCGCCCGGCGCTGCCGCCCGCATGGTCGTTTGGTCTCTGGCTCACCACCTCGTTTACCACTAACTACGATGAGGCCACGGTAAACAGCTTTATCGACGGCATGGCCGAGCGCAATCTGCCTCTGCACGTCTTTCATTTCGACTGCTTCTGGATGAAAGCCTTCCAGTGGTGTGATTTTGAGTGGGATCCGGTGACCTTCCCTGATCCAGAGGGGATGATCCGCCGCCTGAAGGCGAAAGGGTTGAAAATCTGCGTCTGGATCAACCCCTATATCGGTCAGAAGTCGCCGCGCTTTAAGGAGCTAAAGGAAAAAGGCTACCTGCTCAAACGCCCGGACGGCTCGCTCTGGCAGTGGGATAAGTGGCAGCCGGGGCTGGCCATCTATGACTTTACCAATCCCGAAGCCTGCCGTTGGTACGCCGACGAGCTGAAGAAGCTGGTGGCGATCGGCGTCGACTGCTTCAAGACCGACTTTGGTGAGCGCATTCCTACCGACGTACAGTGGTTCGACGGATCCGATCCGCAGAAGATGCACAACCACTATGCCTATATCTACAACGAACTGGTGTGGAACGTGCTGAAAGAGACGGTGGGCGAGCGCGAGGCGGTGCTGTTTGCTCGCTCTGCTTCAGTCGGGGCGCAACAGTTTCCGGTGCACTGGGGCGGCGACTGCTATGCCAACTACGAGTCGATGGCGGAAAGCCTGCGCGGCGGGCTGTCGATTGGCCTCTCCGGGTTTGGTTTCTGGAGCCACGACATCGGCGGTTTTGAGAATACTGCCCCGGCGCATGTCTATAAACGCTGGTGCGCGTTCGGGCTGCTCTCCAGCCATAGCCGCCTGCACGGCAGCAAATCCTATCGCGTGCCCTGGGCCTATGACGAAGAGTCCTGCGACGTGGTACGCCACTTTACCCAGCTGAAGTGCCGCATGATGCCCTATCTCTATCGCCAGGCGGCGCTGGCCCGTGAGCAGGGTACCCCGATGCTGCGGGCGATGATGCTGGAGTTCCCGGACGATCCCGCCTGCGACTACCTCGACCGCCAGTATATGCTCGGCGACGCCGTGCTGGTCGCGCCGGTCTTCTCCGAGGCGGGTGACGTGCAGTTCTACCTGCCAGAGGGGCGCTGGACGCACCTGTGGCGCAACGATGAGGTTCAGGGCAGCCGCTGGCACAGACAGCAGCACGACTTTATGAGCCTGCCGGTCTATGTGCGAAACAACACGCTGCTGGCGCTGGGAAGCAATGACCAGCGGCCGGACTATGCGTGGCATGAGGGCACCGCCTTCCAGCTCTTTGTCCTGGAAGAGGGTCACGAGGCCATCTGCGAGGTGCCGGGTGACGACGGCGCGGTGGTGTTTACCCTGAAGGCGACGCGCGAGGGCAATACGCTGCACGTAGTAGGATCTGGCGAGGCACAGCGCTGGACGCTTTGCCTGCGCAACGTGCAGCAGATTGGCGGCGTGCAAGGCGGCACATCCGCTGGCAGCGAATGGGGCGTGGTGGTGAGCGCCGAGGGGAACACCCTCACCATCGAGCTGTAA
- a CDS encoding AsmA family protein encodes MKLIGKMLLYIAIALLLAIVACYFLVQTRWGATQVGKWVSSNTDYHLAFDAADHRFSSPSHLLLRNVNFGRKGQPATLEAKSVDIGFSSRQFTDPLHADTILLQDGTLNLSPATAPLPLKADRLLLSDMAFNSPATGWDLSAQRVTGGITPWEPIAGNVMGSKAQIQFSAGSMTLNGVPVSNVLIQGSIDNSDVTLSTIGADMARGSLTGTARRTADGGWIVDSLRLNDIRLQSDKSLTDFFAPLTTLPSLQIGRLEVTDARLQGPDWAVTDLDLSARGLTLTRGDWQSEDGRLSMNASEFIFGSLHLFDPIFNAEFSPQGMALRQFTSRWEGGMVRTSGNWLRDGKALVLDDTALAGLEYTLPANWKQLWMDQLPGWLNSVTLKRFSASRNLVIDIDPAFPWQITALDGYGANLQLARDRQWGVWGGSAKLNAAAATFNRVDVRRPSLALAADRSTVNISELSAFTGEGLLEGTATVSQGPERQVNVNLNGRGIPLSILQQWGWPALPLSGGGNIQLTATGRINAEAPLKPTVNGELKAINVMKQQLTQTMRNGEVVQ; translated from the coding sequence ATGAAACTGATTGGAAAAATGCTGCTCTACATCGCGATCGCCCTGCTGCTGGCGATTGTGGCCTGCTATTTTCTGGTTCAGACGCGCTGGGGTGCAACGCAGGTTGGTAAGTGGGTTAGCAGCAACACCGACTATCACCTCGCCTTTGACGCCGCCGATCACCGCTTCTCCTCGCCTTCCCATCTGCTGCTCAGGAACGTCAACTTTGGTCGTAAAGGTCAGCCCGCAACCCTGGAAGCGAAGAGCGTGGACATCGGCTTTAGCAGCCGCCAGTTCACCGATCCGCTGCACGCGGACACTATTTTGCTCCAGGACGGAACGCTCAACCTCTCGCCCGCCACCGCGCCGCTGCCGCTCAAGGCCGACCGCCTGCTGCTGAGCGATATGGCCTTTAACAGTCCGGCCACCGGCTGGGATCTTAGCGCCCAGCGGGTAACCGGTGGTATTACGCCCTGGGAGCCGATAGCGGGCAATGTGATGGGCAGCAAAGCACAGATTCAGTTCAGCGCCGGCTCGATGACGCTAAACGGCGTCCCCGTTAGCAACGTGCTGATTCAGGGCAGTATTGATAATAGCGACGTGACCCTAAGCACTATTGGCGCAGATATGGCGCGTGGATCGCTCACCGGTACGGCCCGCCGCACCGCCGACGGGGGCTGGATTGTCGATAGCCTGCGCCTGAACGACATTCGTTTACAGAGCGATAAATCCCTCACCGATTTCTTCGCCCCGCTGACTACTCTGCCCTCGCTGCAGATTGGCCGCCTTGAAGTCACCGATGCCCGCCTGCAGGGACCGGACTGGGCGGTGACCGATCTCGACCTCAGCGCTCGCGGCCTGACCCTGACGCGGGGCGACTGGCAGAGCGAGGATGGCCGACTCTCGATGAACGCCAGCGAGTTTATCTTTGGTTCGCTGCACCTCTTCGATCCGATTTTTAACGCCGAATTCTCTCCGCAAGGCATGGCGCTGCGCCAGTTCACCTCCCGCTGGGAAGGTGGCATGGTGCGTACCTCGGGCAACTGGCTGCGGGACGGCAAAGCGCTGGTGCTGGACGACACGGCGCTGGCGGGTCTGGAATATACCCTGCCCGCTAACTGGAAACAGCTGTGGATGGATCAACTCCCGGGCTGGCTGAACAGCGTGACGCTGAAAAGGTTTAGCGCCAGCCGTAACCTGGTGATCGACATCGATCCTGCGTTCCCGTGGCAGATCACCGCTCTGGATGGCTACGGAGCGAACCTACAGCTGGCGCGGGATCGCCAGTGGGGCGTGTGGGGTGGCAGCGCCAAGCTCAACGCCGCCGCCGCGACCTTTAATCGCGTCGACGTTCGTCGTCCCTCGCTGGCGCTGGCCGCCGACCGCAGTACGGTCAACATCAGCGAGTTGAGCGCCTTCACCGGCGAGGGTCTGCTGGAAGGCACCGCCACCGTCTCGCAGGGGCCAGAGCGGCAGGTGAACGTTAACCTCAACGGACGCGGCATTCCGCTCAGCATATTGCAGCAGTGGGGCTGGCCTGCTCTGCCCCTCTCCGGTGGCGGTAATATCCAGCTCACCGCTACCGGGAGGATCAACGCCGAGGCACCCCTGAAGCCAACCGTGAACGGCGAGCTGAAAGCGATCAACGTGATGAAGCAGCAGCTCACTCAGACGATGCGCAACGGCGAAGTCGTGCAGTAA
- the xanP gene encoding xanthine/proton symporter XanP — protein sequence MSVNTVESENAQPVAQPHNSELIYRLEDRPPLAQTLFAACQHLLAMFVAVITPALLICQALGLPAQDTQHIISMSLFASGVASIIQIKAWGPVGSGLLSIQGTSFNFVAPLIMGGTALKTGGADVPTMMAALFGTLMLASCTEMVISRVLHLARRVITPLVSGVVVMIIGLSLIQVGLTSIGGGYGAMADHTFGAPKNLLLAGVVLAVIILLNRQRNPYLRVASLVIAMAVGYLLAWWMGMLPQNSAPTSRDLIMVPTPLYYGLGIDWSLLLPLMLVFMITSLETIGDITATSDVSEQPVSGPLYMKRLKGGVLANGLNSFVSAVFNTFPNSCFGQNNGVIQLTGVASRYVGFIVALMLIVLGLFPAVSGFVQHIPEPVLGGATLVMFGTIAASGVRIVSREPLNRRAIMIIALSLAVGLGVSQQPLILQFAPDWLKNLLSSGIAAGGITAIVLNLVFPPEKN from the coding sequence ATGTCCGTTAACACCGTCGAGTCTGAAAATGCGCAACCGGTTGCGCAGCCACACAATAGCGAACTGATCTACCGTCTGGAAGACCGTCCGCCGCTGGCGCAAACCCTTTTTGCCGCCTGCCAGCACCTGCTGGCGATGTTTGTTGCGGTCATTACTCCGGCACTGCTGATCTGCCAGGCACTCGGCCTGCCCGCGCAGGATACGCAGCACATCATCAGCATGTCGCTGTTCGCCTCCGGCGTCGCCTCGATTATCCAGATTAAGGCCTGGGGTCCGGTGGGCTCAGGCCTGCTCTCCATTCAGGGCACCAGCTTTAACTTTGTTGCCCCGCTGATCATGGGCGGCACAGCGTTGAAAACCGGCGGCGCGGATGTCCCGACAATGATGGCGGCGCTGTTCGGCACTCTGATGTTGGCAAGCTGCACCGAGATGGTCATCTCCCGCGTGCTGCACCTGGCCCGCCGGGTGATCACCCCGCTGGTCTCCGGCGTGGTGGTCATGATTATCGGCCTGTCGCTGATTCAGGTTGGCCTGACCTCTATCGGTGGCGGCTACGGCGCGATGGCGGATCACACCTTCGGCGCCCCGAAAAACCTGCTGCTGGCAGGCGTGGTGCTGGCAGTGATTATTCTGCTGAACCGCCAGCGTAATCCTTACTTGCGCGTGGCCTCGCTGGTGATCGCCATGGCGGTAGGCTATCTGCTGGCCTGGTGGATGGGCATGCTGCCGCAGAACAGCGCCCCGACCAGCCGCGACCTGATCATGGTCCCGACCCCGCTCTACTACGGCCTGGGCATTGACTGGAGTCTGCTCCTGCCGCTGATGCTGGTCTTTATGATCACCTCCCTCGAGACCATTGGCGACATCACTGCAACCTCCGACGTCTCTGAGCAGCCGGTCTCCGGTCCGCTCTATATGAAGCGCCTGAAGGGCGGCGTGCTGGCTAACGGCCTGAACTCCTTTGTTTCGGCGGTGTTCAATACCTTCCCGAACTCCTGCTTCGGCCAGAACAACGGCGTGATCCAACTGACCGGCGTCGCCAGCCGCTACGTCGGGTTTATCGTGGCGCTGATGCTGATCGTGCTCGGCCTGTTCCCGGCGGTGAGTGGCTTCGTCCAGCACATTCCTGAGCCGGTGCTCGGCGGCGCTACCCTGGTGATGTTCGGCACTATCGCCGCCTCCGGGGTGCGTATCGTCTCCCGCGAGCCGCTGAACCGCCGTGCGATTATGATTATCGCCCTGTCGCTGGCCGTGGGCCTTGGTGTTTCCCAGCAGCCGCTGATCCTGCAGTTTGCGCCTGACTGGCTGAAAAACCTGCTCTCCTCCGGCATCGCCGCGGGCGGTATCACCGCTATCGTGCTGAACCTCGTCTTCCCGCCAGAGAAGAACTAA